In Rhipicephalus sanguineus isolate Rsan-2018 unplaced genomic scaffold, BIME_Rsan_1.4 Seq682, whole genome shotgun sequence, one DNA window encodes the following:
- the LOC119378084 gene encoding tigger transposable element-derived protein 4-like gives MPKYKTLTLREKVSLIEEAEKSTCTKTQLAEEHKMPLSTLSTILKNKEKLLEAYGKTHSSKRSRICFPTYPDVEVALMKWLQHANAAHLPMNGTIIREKADALALRLGHEGFKCSNGWFARFKERNNLTYLTVCGESGSADTNVVDDWQMRTLAPLLQEFGEDDVYNLDEAALFYKMLPTKTFAAKDTTVSGRKQPKERISILFGANMSRNDKLPLLVIGRAGKPRCFKNARLPRDVVMYRHNKKAWMTAAIFEEYVRFLDRKFAAKGWKVLFVIDNCPAHGDIRNLEDVKIVFLPANTTAISQPIDQGVILQTRKVYRHHLMKRVLLCYDSGKQYHIDLLGAICLIAFAWKELESKVIRRCFEHAGFHKQGGEDLDEDCSSSGLDDEGDSMCARITDSGDGEGLGFVEYSSVEAGVQTSYADVHKDVVDTGLDGDDGDDNEPARAPALVSVVDAVNTFRSFVECSGGDSEMLSIVSRFENMALGAANYRNKQSNITNYFK, from the coding sequence atgccgaagtacaagacgCTGACGCTGCGGGAGAAGGTGTCCTTAATCGAGGAGGCTGAGAAGTCGACGTGCACTAAGACCCAACTCGCCGAAGAGCACAAGATGCCCCTGTCGACGCTCTCGACCATCTTGAAGAACAAAGAAAAGTTGCTCGAGGCATATGGGAAAACGCATTCGTCAAAGAGATCAAGGATTTGCTTCCCAACGTACCCGGACGTTGAGGTCGCATTGATGAAGTGGCTGCAGCATGCAAACGCAGCTCATCTTCCCATGAACGGCACCATCATTCGAGAGAAGGCCGATGCCCTGGCACTGCGCCTTGGCCACGAAGGCTTCAAGTGCAGTAATGGTTGGTTCGCCCGATTTAAAGAGCGAAATAACCTTACATACTTGACCGTGTGCGGGGAAAGCGGTAGCGCCGACACGAACGTCGTTGACGACTGGCAGATGCGTACGCTGGCACCGCTGCTTCAGGAGTTTGGAGAGGACGACGTCTACAACTTGGATGAGGCAGCCTTGTTCTACAAGATGCTTCCCACGAAAACATTTGCTGCCAAGGACACCACTGTCTCGGGGAGAAAGCAGCCCAAGGAGAGAATATCCATTTTGTTCGGCGCGAACATGTCCAGGAACGACAAGCTTCCACTGCTCGTAATCGGCCGAGCGGGTAAGCCTAGGTGCTTTAAGAATGCGCGCCTTCCGAGGGATGTCGTCATGTACAGACACAACAAGAAGGCCTGGATGACGGCGGCGATATTCGAGGAATATGTGCGGTTCCTTGACCGGAAGTTTGCCGCCAAAGGGTGGAAAGTGCTCTTTGTTATCGATAATTGTCCGGCCCACGGGGACATCAGAAACCTGGAAGACGTCAAGATCGTCTTCCTCCCTGCAAATACTACGGCCATATCGCAGCCGATTGACCAAGGGGTGATCCTGCAAACGAGGAAGGTTTACCGCCACCACCTGATGAAGCGGGTTCTGCTTTGCTACGACAGTGGAAAGCAATACCACATCGATCTGCTTGGTGCGATCTGTTTAATTGCCTTTGCCTGGAAGGAGTTGGAGTCAAAGGTGATCAGGCGCTGCTTTGAACATGCCGGGTTCCACAAACAAGGTGGCGAAGATCTTGATGAAGATTGCAGCTCGTCCGGCCTAGACGACGAGGGAGACTCGATGTGCGCCCGGATCACCGACTCCGGCGACGGCGAAGGACTAGGCTTCGTGGAGTATTCCAGTGTTGAGGCGGGGGTCCAAACATCGTACGCTGATGTACACAAGGACGTCGTCGACACTGGGCTAGACGGCGATGATGGTGACGATAACGAGCCCGCCCGCGCGCCCGCTTTGGTTTCAGTTGTCGATGCTGTGAACACCTTCCGGAGCTTTGTCGAGTGCAGCGGTGGTGACAGTGAAATGCTGAGTATTGTGAGCAGGTTTGAGAACATGGCACTTGGGGCGGCGAACTACCGCAACAAGCAGTCCAATATCACCAATTATTTCAAATAA